In one Pempheris klunzingeri isolate RE-2024b chromosome 8, fPemKlu1.hap1, whole genome shotgun sequence genomic region, the following are encoded:
- the LOC139205798 gene encoding protein shisa-6 yields the protein MTPTTNLRVLAVSLLSLLTAPLTTVVETSPSPPPQHADRSGRLFTEQPKTGPSPSLLLLAMQANIRPAALQGRTKAPEKLPENSEGVLESPPRPLPQVMFPKNVTSAEALAPPLGAAKVAPIRPRLMDVWMDVCRGYYDVMGHFDSAFNCSKDTFIYCCGTCHYRFCCPERSRQLEQDLCRNYDSPLWAKPPTDPMITSEELGPDIDFDPLKQQSHNTGFVIGGVVVFMVAVAVGIKVVFNKVQQEANQRDLNMPRALVDMLRHQSSPVQQDERNNSVALAVGDGQGTLGRPPKNLYAPGLPSKDNRLGNLQHNFIHSSGSSPKHTATIERTPRMNNAQLAAGGTLLSSKHNNTKSQPSFHHSLHNLAQLPPSYESATKPELNRYSSLKRLEKGLDEYSSGYCTTKRRPHTAQPALQSSQHHLHWGGDYTLSGRGTLPRHAVRPWIPPPPSGMPASPTPNPYPLDPPEPQYNPNYDTLSKPPRKVKSTDQLLNMGDVPGNTGTLSRLSKNQQHQYYKAMAASNKNSNTQTLTRKTQDRREERQERLLMSPDHLEERMGVGGMGVVDPYAHTGGIVPTLPRQQKAQSQQNVCATPSLDRHHMIKMNSHPTSGREQERSTAMTGHMSGGMGWAGEMPGAGVVMGTGTLGGHSARRMAFAAKRQNTIEQLHFIPGGGGGGSGGSGGGSQGIRTGSKNEVTV from the exons ATGACGCCCACCACCAATCTCCGAGTCCTCGctgtctccctgctctccctccttACTGCCCCACTTACCACTGTTGTGGAGACCTCTCCGTCCCCCCCACCTCAGCACGCAGACCGCTCTGGCCGGCTGTTCACCGAGCAGCCCAAGACCGGTCCCAGTCCCTCTCTCCTGCTACTCGCCATGCAGGCCAATATCAGGCCAGCTGCTCTCCAAGGCAGGACCAAAGCCCCTGAGAAACTTCCAGAAAACTCAGAGGGAGTTCTGGAGTCGCCTCCAAGACCCCTTCCCCAGGTCATGTTCCCCAAGAATGTGACCTCAGCAGAGGCCCTCGCACCTCCCTTAGGCGCAGCCAAGGTGGCGCCCATTCGACCCCGCCTGATGGACGTATGGATGGATGTATGTCGGGGTTATTATGACGTAATGGGGCACTTTGACAGCGCTTTCAACTGCTCCAAGGACACCTTCATCTATTGCTGTGGAACCTGCCACTATCGCTTCTGCTGCCCGGAGCGCAGCCGGCAGCTGGAGCAGGACTTGTGTAGAAACTATGACTCTCCACTCTGGGCCAAGCCACCGACAGACCCCATGATCACATCAGAGGAACTAGGTCCTGACATAGACTTTGACccactgaagcagcagagccACAACACGGGCTTCGTCATTGGAGGTGTGGTTGTGTTCATGGTGGCTGTCGCTGTCGGCATCAAGGTGGTCTTCAACAAGGTGCAACAGGAGGCCAACCAAAGGGACCTCAATATGCCCAG AGCCCTGGTTGACATGTTGCGACACCAGTCGAGCCCAGTCCAGCAGGATGAGAGAAACAACAGCGTGGCTCTGGCTGTAGGAGACGGACAGGGGACGCTGGGGAGACCACCAAAAAATCTTTATGCTCCGGGACTGCCAAGCAAGGACAACAGAT TGGGTAATTTGCAGCACAATTTCATCCACTCATCAGGATCCAGCCCCAAACACACCGCGACTATTG AGCGCACCCCTCGAATGAACAATGCTCAGCTGGCAGCTGGAGGCACCCTGCTCTCcagtaaacacaacaacaccaaATCCCAGCCTTCCTTCCACCATTCCCTGCACAACCTGGCTCAGCTGCCGCCCTCCTATGAGAGCGCCACCAAGCCTGAGCTCAACAGATACTCCTCACTCAAACGCCTCG AGAAAGGTCTTGATGAGTACTCGTCTGGTTACTGCACCACCAAGCGCCGGCCTCACACAGCCCAGCCAGCCCTCCAGTCCTCTCAGCACCACCTCCACTGGGGTGGAGACTACACTCTCAGTGGGAGAGGAACCCTACCCAGGCATGCAGTCCGTCCCTGGATCCCGCCGCCACCTTCTGGCATGCCTGCTTCACCCACCCCCAATCCTTACCCCCTGGATCCCCCAGAGCCCCAGTACAACCCCAATTACGACACTCTCTCCAAGCCCCCGAGGAAAGTCAAGTCAACTGACCAGCTGCTCAACATGGGTGACGTCCCTGGCAACACGGGGACCCTGTCCAGGCTGTCCAAGAACCAGCAACACCAGTACTACAAAGCCATGGCTGCCTCCAATAAGAACTCCAACACGCAGACCCTCACCAGGAAGACccaggacaggagagaggaaaggcagGAACGACTGCTCATGTCCCCGGACCAtttggaggagaggatgggggTCGGCGGGATGGGGGTGGTAGATCCGTATGCCCACACAGGAGGGATTGTCCCCACGCTGCCTCGCCAGCAGAAGGCCCAGTCCCAGCAGAACGTCTGCGCCACGCCCTCCCTCGATCGACACCATATGATCAAGATGAACTCTCACCCCACGTCCGGacgagagcaggagaggagcacGGCCATGACAGGGCACATGAGTGGGGGCATGGGCTGGGCAGGGGAGATGCCCGGGGCTGGGGTAGTCATGGGAACGGGAACACTAGGAGGCCACAGCGCCAGGAGGATGGCTTTTGCAGCGAAAAGGCAGAACACCATTGAGCAGCTACATTTCATACCGGGAGGTGGCGGTGGGGGgtcaggaggaagtggaggaggaagtcaggGGATCAGGACGGGGAGTAAAAATGAGGTGACAGTGTGA